A section of the Gimesia chilikensis genome encodes:
- a CDS encoding GNAT family N-acetyltransferase: protein MQFREISWQSDEYKQACELRNTILRLPLGLNLLQEDLSNEAEYLHFGMFKSDRLVACVLAVPLGSGRAKLRQMAVSGECQGQGIGRRLIRSVEDCLVQQGFQVVELDARRDAVGFYEKLGYIPKGDEFISVTIPHQRMTKAIAVE from the coding sequence ATGCAATTTAGAGAAATATCCTGGCAGTCCGACGAATATAAACAGGCCTGCGAACTCAGGAATACCATTTTACGGCTCCCTCTCGGGCTGAATCTGTTACAGGAAGATCTCTCCAATGAAGCGGAATATTTGCATTTCGGCATGTTTAAATCGGATCGGCTGGTCGCTTGTGTGCTCGCGGTGCCTCTTGGTTCGGGGCGGGCCAAGCTGAGGCAGATGGCGGTGTCGGGTGAGTGTCAGGGGCAGGGGATTGGTCGGCGATTGATTCGGTCGGTAGAAGATTGTCTGGTGCAGCAAGGGTTTCAGGTTGTGGAGCTGGATGCTCGGCGGGACGCGGTTGGCTTTTATGAGAAACTGGGCTACATCCCGAAAGGGGATGAGTTCATTTCGGTAACGATCCCGCATCAACGCATGACGAAAGCGATTGCTGTTGAATGA
- a CDS encoding PSD1 and planctomycete cytochrome C domain-containing protein — protein sequence MRALTLHDTLRLLPVLVCALLCSFLPNKSANAEETQLTPQETFFLRKVRPLLEQKCLGCHGATPDDIKGEYNMLTRASLIKGGESGEAAVIVGKPEESPFWNAVTWKDDNIQMPPQERNRLSDAEIDVIKQWIADGAVWTDKSLPAPSSSDASSAREIVMSTSGGQSPTWTNRTYEPEDVWAYQPIQRPDVPWQALTKTPASQRHPIDAFIQRKLQEKKLTSSPPADRKTLLRRAAYDLTGLPPALDEIRSFEQEKSPTAWSQTIKRLLNSRHYGEQMTQMWIDIVRYADTSGFANDYERPNAWRYRDYLVRSFNADKPYNRFIVEQLAGDELDPTDPEMLIATGFLRSGPWEHTGMSVAAVTRQLFLDDITQSVGVSFLAHSFRCAKCHDHKFDPVPTRDYYRIQAVFAPVQFADRKVAYQPFENISGFEHMKVRTEKLLAETKAQQEQFKQKTDAAIAAWLKENGYKNLKQVAADKRPPLRWFGLTELEKSLLKINNKRIDYFERELKRYEPYCFSVYNGPSNNYRSTKAVNLIPGPKQRKGDVEEIFILAGGAITAPTDKVTPGVLSAMAGSNDRQTPSAWNTIPNTADGRRLALARWIASSNNTLTARVIVNRIWQMHFGTGLVATPNNFGQKGAKPSHPELLDWLATWFMDHGWSIKQLHHLIMTSNTYQQSSRPADAELVARLDSSNQWLSHFPTRRLTAEQIRDSLLTITGELNPEMGGPGVFPEINWEVALQPRHIMGSVAPAYQPMPEPKQRNRRTLYAFRYRTLSDPMLDVFNRPGSEISCERRDETTVTPQVFALFNGQFTHDRAIALAHEISEKDLALPEAVSQVFQQVTLRTPSPEELQLALTHVKEMQDYHATHPPKPIPLPREVKRSMIEELTGESFTWTEKLDLTENYIQDLKPWDVDAETRALAELCLVLMNSNEFIYLR from the coding sequence ATGCGTGCGCTCACACTTCATGATACCTTGAGGCTTTTGCCCGTTCTGGTCTGCGCCCTGCTCTGCAGCTTCCTGCCGAACAAATCTGCAAACGCGGAAGAAACACAGCTCACGCCGCAGGAAACATTCTTCCTCCGCAAAGTCCGCCCTCTGCTCGAACAAAAATGTCTGGGCTGTCACGGAGCGACCCCCGACGACATCAAGGGGGAATACAACATGCTCACTCGCGCGTCGCTGATCAAAGGGGGCGAATCGGGTGAGGCCGCGGTGATCGTCGGCAAACCGGAAGAAAGTCCCTTCTGGAACGCTGTCACCTGGAAAGACGATAACATCCAGATGCCGCCGCAGGAACGGAACCGCCTGAGTGATGCGGAAATCGATGTCATCAAACAATGGATCGCAGACGGTGCCGTCTGGACTGACAAAAGTCTGCCTGCCCCGAGTTCGAGTGATGCCAGTTCTGCCCGGGAAATCGTCATGTCTACTTCCGGCGGTCAGTCTCCCACCTGGACGAATCGCACATACGAACCGGAAGATGTCTGGGCCTATCAACCGATCCAACGACCGGACGTCCCCTGGCAGGCCTTGACGAAAACGCCTGCTTCCCAGCGGCATCCGATTGACGCCTTCATTCAGCGCAAACTCCAGGAAAAGAAGTTAACCTCCTCACCCCCTGCTGACCGCAAAACGCTGCTCCGACGGGCCGCCTATGATCTGACCGGACTCCCTCCTGCACTGGATGAGATTCGCTCTTTCGAACAAGAAAAGTCCCCCACTGCCTGGTCCCAGACTATCAAACGCTTATTAAACAGTCGGCACTACGGCGAACAGATGACCCAGATGTGGATCGATATTGTCCGCTACGCCGACACCAGCGGTTTTGCCAACGACTATGAACGCCCCAATGCCTGGCGTTACCGCGATTACCTGGTACGCAGTTTCAATGCTGACAAGCCTTACAATCGCTTTATCGTCGAACAGCTCGCCGGCGATGAACTCGACCCCACCGATCCTGAAATGCTCATCGCCACCGGTTTTCTGCGGAGCGGCCCCTGGGAACATACCGGCATGAGCGTCGCCGCGGTCACCCGCCAGCTGTTTCTGGATGACATTACACAAAGTGTCGGCGTCAGCTTCCTGGCACACAGCTTCCGCTGTGCCAAATGCCACGATCATAAATTCGACCCTGTCCCCACCCGCGACTACTATCGCATTCAGGCCGTCTTCGCCCCCGTGCAGTTCGCCGACCGCAAAGTCGCCTACCAGCCATTTGAAAATATCTCCGGCTTCGAACATATGAAGGTCCGCACGGAAAAACTGCTCGCCGAGACAAAAGCACAGCAGGAACAGTTCAAGCAAAAGACCGACGCCGCGATCGCAGCCTGGCTGAAAGAGAACGGCTACAAAAACCTGAAGCAGGTTGCCGCCGACAAACGACCGCCCCTTCGCTGGTTTGGATTAACCGAACTCGAAAAAAGCTTGCTCAAAATCAACAACAAACGCATCGACTACTTTGAGCGGGAACTCAAACGCTACGAACCGTACTGCTTCAGCGTCTATAACGGTCCGTCGAATAACTACCGCTCCACCAAAGCGGTTAACCTGATCCCCGGCCCCAAACAGCGAAAAGGCGATGTCGAAGAGATCTTCATTCTCGCCGGAGGTGCCATCACTGCACCTACGGATAAAGTCACTCCCGGCGTACTGAGTGCTATGGCGGGTTCCAATGACCGTCAGACACCCAGCGCCTGGAATACCATTCCCAATACAGCCGATGGACGACGACTCGCGCTGGCCCGCTGGATTGCCAGTTCGAATAACACACTCACTGCCCGTGTCATCGTCAACCGCATCTGGCAGATGCATTTCGGCACCGGTCTGGTCGCTACCCCCAACAACTTCGGCCAAAAGGGCGCTAAGCCCTCTCATCCCGAATTGCTGGACTGGCTGGCGACCTGGTTCATGGATCACGGCTGGTCGATCAAACAGCTGCACCACCTGATTATGACTTCCAACACTTATCAGCAAAGCAGCCGACCTGCAGATGCAGAGCTGGTCGCGCGGCTTGATTCCAGCAACCAATGGCTCTCCCACTTTCCAACACGTCGCCTGACTGCCGAACAGATCCGAGACTCGTTGCTCACAATCACGGGTGAACTGAATCCGGAAATGGGCGGCCCCGGTGTCTTCCCGGAAATTAACTGGGAAGTTGCGCTCCAACCCCGGCACATTATGGGTTCGGTCGCTCCCGCGTATCAGCCCATGCCTGAACCGAAACAGCGCAATCGCCGGACGCTGTACGCCTTCCGCTACCGAACGCTGTCCGATCCGATGCTCGACGTTTTCAATCGACCCGGAAGTGAAATCTCCTGTGAGCGTCGTGACGAAACCACCGTCACTCCCCAGGTCTTTGCTCTGTTTAATGGGCAGTTCACCCACGATCGTGCCATCGCACTGGCTCATGAAATCAGCGAAAAAGATCTGGCACTACCCGAGGCCGTTTCGCAGGTCTTCCAACAGGTGACGCTCCGCACACCGTCTCCAGAAGAACTGCAACTGGCGTTGACGCATGTCAAAGAAATGCAGGACTACCACGCCACCCATCCACCGAAGCCAATTCCGCTCCCCCGGGAAGTCAAGCGGTCGATGATTGAAGAATTGACAGGCGAGTCTTTTACCTGGACCGAAAAACTGGATCTGACCGAAAACTACATTCAAGACCTCAAGCCCTGGGACGTCGACGCCGAAACCCGGGCGCTGGCCGAACTCTGCCTGGTCCTGATGAACTCCAACGAATTCATTTATCTGCGGTAA
- a CDS encoding 3-keto-disaccharide hydrolase: MNIRLNKSLLILSASAALSLFSQGSLPAQNKVEKQAKKQLEVKPGSVTDGAIVEIPPEDKLHPGYTSLFNGKDLSGWKVPEGDNGHWKVEDGVIDYDAQSESKGDKNLWTEKEYGDFILSMEWRIKETTGLYKVPIVLSDGSELKDADGKVITVELPNADSGIYLRGTPKAQVNIWCWPIGSGEVYSYRRNQSVAPEVRAGVTPKVNADNPVGEWNKFIIIMVKDRLTVILNNKMVLENAQLPDVPEKGPIALQHHGGKLKDGTFSPASSLMQFRNIYIKELD; encoded by the coding sequence ATGAATATCCGGCTCAATAAGTCGTTATTAATTTTGAGTGCAAGCGCTGCTTTGAGTCTGTTCTCTCAGGGAAGCCTGCCCGCTCAGAACAAAGTCGAGAAGCAGGCGAAAAAGCAGTTGGAAGTAAAACCCGGTTCGGTTACCGATGGTGCGATTGTCGAGATTCCACCTGAAGACAAACTGCATCCGGGGTACACATCGCTGTTTAACGGAAAAGATCTGAGTGGCTGGAAAGTGCCGGAAGGCGATAATGGGCACTGGAAAGTTGAAGATGGTGTCATCGACTATGACGCACAGAGTGAGTCCAAGGGAGATAAGAATCTCTGGACCGAGAAAGAATATGGCGATTTCATTTTGAGCATGGAATGGCGGATCAAAGAGACGACCGGTCTGTATAAAGTTCCGATCGTGCTGTCAGATGGATCGGAACTGAAAGACGCGGACGGCAAAGTCATCACTGTTGAACTGCCGAATGCTGATTCAGGCATCTATCTGCGGGGAACTCCCAAGGCCCAGGTGAATATCTGGTGCTGGCCGATCGGATCGGGAGAAGTTTACTCGTACCGCCGCAATCAGTCGGTTGCTCCGGAAGTCCGGGCCGGTGTGACTCCCAAAGTGAACGCAGACAATCCGGTAGGCGAATGGAACAAGTTCATCATCATTATGGTCAAGGATCGTCTGACCGTGATCCTGAATAACAAAATGGTCCTGGAGAATGCCCAACTGCCCGACGTGCCCGAAAAAGGACCGATTGCGCTACAGCATCACGGTGGGAAACTTAAAGATGGCACTTTCAGCCCGGCCAGCAGTCTGATGCAGTTCCGTAATATTTACATCAAGGAACTTGATTAG
- a CDS encoding DUF1501 domain-containing protein, with protein MHRLQRRDFLYGMGASLGTVAFNALLQAEQKTEPKQQNLIDGPPLAPRDPHLKPRAKACIFLFMEGGPSHIDTFDPKPALEKLHLKEFVREDKQVSAMASGKRYYIKSPFKHRQAGESGISLSEHFSHLSEVADDLCVYHGLQAESINHPTACYHMNTGNRFGGDPAIGSWMTYGLGTENQNLPAFIVLPEVAYPQGGAANWSNGFLPAYFQGTALRSTGSPILDLNPPPNVTRATQRKNLDLLAKLNQQDQQRHPHEEVLAARMESYELAFRMQTQIPDIINLESETQQTQEMYGLGQKETDSFGRRCLLARKLVESGVRFVQIYAAGWDSHDFLERSHKARMQAVDQPIAALLKDLKARGLLDETLVVWTGEFGRSPDNGIRSGRQAAGRDHNAKGMAMWMAGGGVKAGHRIGATDEIGDHAVEVVNPIRNLHVTLEHIMGLDDNQLTYFHEGRFKVLSQTGGAVIKELLG; from the coding sequence ATGCACCGATTACAACGACGCGATTTTCTCTATGGCATGGGCGCCAGCCTGGGCACCGTCGCTTTCAATGCGCTTCTGCAGGCCGAACAGAAAACAGAACCGAAACAGCAGAACCTGATCGACGGACCGCCGCTCGCCCCCCGCGATCCGCATCTGAAACCGCGCGCCAAAGCCTGCATCTTTCTGTTCATGGAAGGCGGCCCCAGCCACATCGATACCTTCGATCCCAAGCCGGCCCTGGAAAAGCTGCACCTCAAGGAATTCGTCCGCGAAGACAAACAGGTCTCCGCGATGGCCAGCGGCAAACGCTATTACATTAAAAGTCCGTTTAAGCATCGACAGGCAGGCGAATCGGGTATTTCGCTCAGCGAACATTTTTCGCACCTCTCCGAAGTCGCCGACGACCTCTGCGTCTATCACGGTCTGCAGGCCGAATCGATCAACCACCCGACCGCCTGTTACCACATGAATACCGGCAATCGGTTCGGCGGCGATCCTGCGATCGGTTCCTGGATGACCTACGGGCTTGGTACCGAAAATCAGAACCTGCCTGCGTTCATCGTCCTCCCCGAAGTGGCCTACCCCCAGGGAGGCGCTGCAAACTGGTCCAATGGATTCCTGCCCGCTTACTTCCAGGGAACCGCACTCCGTTCGACCGGTTCACCGATTCTCGACCTGAACCCACCTCCAAACGTCACCCGTGCGACTCAACGTAAAAATCTCGATCTGCTGGCGAAACTGAATCAGCAGGATCAGCAGCGGCATCCGCACGAAGAGGTTCTCGCAGCCCGCATGGAATCGTACGAACTTGCATTCCGGATGCAGACCCAGATTCCCGATATCATCAACCTCGAATCAGAAACCCAACAGACACAAGAGATGTACGGTTTGGGCCAGAAAGAGACCGACAGCTTCGGTCGCCGCTGCCTGTTGGCGCGGAAACTCGTCGAATCGGGAGTGCGTTTCGTACAGATCTACGCTGCCGGTTGGGATTCACATGATTTCCTGGAACGCTCTCACAAAGCCCGCATGCAGGCCGTCGATCAACCCATCGCGGCCCTGCTGAAAGACCTCAAAGCACGCGGGCTGCTGGATGAAACGCTCGTTGTCTGGACTGGGGAATTCGGTCGCTCGCCCGACAACGGCATCCGCAGTGGCAGACAGGCCGCGGGTCGGGATCATAATGCCAAAGGCATGGCCATGTGGATGGCGGGAGGCGGTGTCAAAGCCGGTCATCGCATCGGGGCCACCGACGAAATCGGCGACCATGCCGTTGAAGTCGTCAACCCGATTCGTAATCTGCATGTCACACTCGAACACATCATGGGCCTCGACGACAACCAACTGACCTACTTCCACGAAGGCCGCTTCAAGGTGCTGAGCCAGACCGGGGGCGCTGTGATCAAAGAGCTGCTCGGCTGA